Within the Parafrankia discariae genome, the region ACCCGGCCTGCTGGTCTCCAGCACCTGGGGCGGGCGGTCGCGTCCAGCCGCCTCCGCGGTGTCGTGTCCGGCGTCGTGTCCGGTGGCCCGTTCGGCGTCGTGGCCGGTCAGGACGAAACCGTCGGCGTCGAGCGCGACGGCGCCCGCGAGCCAGCCGGTGTTCGGCCGTGCGCCGGCGAGGACGAACAGCTCCCGGGCCGGTAGCGTGCCCCGGGCTCCGGAGTGGTTCTCCCGGACGACGACCTCGCGCAGCGTGCCGTTCCCGACCAGGGCCTCGACCTCGGTGTGCGCCAGGACGACGATCCGCGGCTGGCGGCTGATCCGGTCGACCAGGTAGCGGGACATGCGCTCGCCCGGCTCCTCCTCCCGCAGCACCAGGTAGACCTCGGTGGCCATGTCGGCGAGCAGGAGGGCGGCCTGGCCGGCCGGGTCACCGCCGCCGGCGACCGCGACCGGACGTCCACCGCACAGCCGGGCCTCCATGAGCGTCGCCGCGTAGTGGACGCCGCTGCCCTCGAACCGCTCGATGTCCGCGACCCCGATGCCGGCGATGTCGAGCCGGTTGTACCGGGCACCGGTGGCGGCCACCACCGTCCGGCTGACGATCTCGCGGGGCAGCCCGCCGGGGTCGTAACGGACGACGTGCAGGTCGCCGTCCGGCCGCAGGGCGAGGGCCGTCGCCGGGACGCTGATCTCCACCCCCAGCCGGTCCGCCTGGACGGCGGCCCGGTCGGCGAGCTCCCGGCCTGAGATCCCGTCCGGGAATCCGAGATGGTCCGCGACGCGCGAGGCGCCGCCGGCCTGCCCACCCGTCCCGACCGCGTCGAGGACCGTGGTGGTCAGCCCCCGCGCGGCGGCGTGTACGGCGACCGCCAGCCCGGCCGGCCCGCCCCCGACGACCAGCACGTCCCGGATGGGCGCGCCCGGCCGCGCCGCCGGCAGCCCCAGCGCCCGGGCCAGCTCGGCGTTGCTCGGGTTGCGCAGGACCAGCCCGCCGAACCAGATCACCAGCGGGATGTCGCCCGGCGGCACGCCGGCGGCGCGCAGCGTCCGCTCGCCGTCCCGGTCCTCTTCCAGGTCGACGAAGTGGTGCGGCAGGCGGTTGCGGCAGGCGAACTCGCGCAGCCGGCGGCTGCCCGGGCTGAACCGGGAGCCGATCAGCCGGAACCCGGCTTCCAGGCCGACCGGCATCGCCCGACGCTGGAAGTAGGCGAGCACGGTGCTGTCGGCGTGCGCGGTGCTGTCGGCGTGCGCGGTGTCCGGGTGTACGGCGGGCTGCGACACGGTGCCCGATCAGTCGGCGCCGAAGGAGCTCTGCCCGAAGGGCGTCGGGGCGTCCGGCAGGCCCCCGCCGCCGGAATCCTCGGCCCGCCGGGCCTTCCCAGCGCCACCCTTGCTCTCCGCGCTCCTGCTCTCAGCGCCCTTGCTCTCCGCGTTCTTGGACTCGGCTTCCTTCGACCCGGCTCCCGAGCGGCCGCCCCGCGCGGACGACCCGGCCCGCGCGGAACCGGTCCTGGTGGAGTCCGACCGGGTGGAGCCGGCCCGCGGGGAGTCCGTTCGTCCGGTGTCGTCGCGTCCGGTGTCGCCGCGCCCGGTGTCGTTCCGGCCGGTGGCGTCCTGGGAGGCGTCGCCGGACGAGCCCTCGATGGTGCGGCCCGGCTCGGCTGACGGCGCGGAGATCTCGATCCGGCGGGGCTGGCTGCGGCGGGCCTTCGCCAGCCGGACCGTCAGCAGGCCGTCGTCGAGGCTGGCGTTCACCTCGTCCGGGTCGACCTCACCGGGCAGCAGGATGACGTGCTCGAACCGCCCCACCCGGCGGGTCTGGCGGCGCAGCGTGCCGTGACGCTCCCGTTCCCTGATCTCTCCGGTGACGAACAACTCGCTGTCCCGCAGGTCGATCGAGAGATCCTCGGCCCGGGCACCGGGCAGTTCGAGCTCCACGACGAACTCGTCGGTGGTCTCCTCGACGTCCACTGCCGGCGCCAGCCCGGCCAGGCCGGCCAGCACGCCGTACGGCCGCCGTTCACCGCCGCCGGTGACGTCGCCGAGCAGGCTGCCCATGCGGGTCCAGGCGTCCTCGATCTCGCGGAGCGGATCCCAGCGAATGGTCGGTAGCTGCCGGCCGGATGCTGCGCGCACGGGGTTGGTCATGATTCACTCCCTGGCCATTGCTCATTTTCCTGGGCGGCCTACCCGTCAATCGTCGGCGGGGTTCGCCCGGCCGGCAAGCCGCCCGCCCACGGGCCGTCCGGGTGGCGATTCCTGATCTCCCGGCCCGGTACGCGGTGTTGCGCGGCCGGTCGGGCCGGTCCTACCGTTAGCCGAAGGTGCTTTGCGTCACCGAAAGTGCTTCGCGTAGTTGTGCGTAGTTGACGGAACCTGCCGCGTCCCCGCCGTCTGTCTGCCGGAAGCGCTCCTGCCGGGAGGACATTGTGGGAAAGGCTGTTGGAATAGACCTGGGGACGACTAATTCGGTCATCGCGGTCGTTGAGGGCGGCCAGCCGACGGTCATCCCCAACGCCGAGGGCTCGCGCACGACGCCGTCGGTGGTCGCGTTCACCGAGGGTGGCGAGCGGCTGGTGGGGGAGCTGGCCCGACGCCAGTCGATCCTCAACCCGAAGGGCACGATCACCTCGGTCAAGCGTTTCGTCGGGCGCCGCTACAGCGAGGTCGCCAGCGAGCTGCGGACGGTCACCTTCGATCTCGTCCCGGGCCAGGACGACGCCGTGCGGATCACGGTGCGCGGACGGCAGTACGCGCCCGAGGAGATCTCGGCGATGGTACTGCGAAAGCTCGTCGACGACGCGGCCCGCTTCCTGGGGGAGAAGGTCACCGAGGCCGTCATCACCGTCCCGGCGTACTTCAACGACGCCCAGCGCCAGGCGACCAAGGACGCCGGCCGGATCGCCGGCCTGGAGGTGCTGCGGATCATCAACGAGCCGACGGCCGCGGCGCTCGCCTACGGGCTGGACAAGCGGTCGCACGAGACCGTCCTGGTTTTCGACCTCGGCGGCGGGACGTTCGACGTGTCCGTCCTCGACGTCGGCGACGGGATTGTCGAGGTACGGGCGACCGCCGGCGACACCCATCTGGGCGGAAACGACTGGGACCGCCGCCTGGTCGACTTCCTCGCCGACGAGTTCAAGCATCAGAACGGCATCGACCTACGCGACGATCCGCAGGCGTTGCAGCGGTTGTTCGAGGCCGCGGAGAAAGCGAAGATCGAGCTTTCCTCGGTCAGTCAGACCCAGCTGAACCTGCCGTTCATCACCGCTGACTCGAACGGCCCGAAGCATCTCAACACCACGCTCACCCGGGGCCAGTTCGAAATGAACACGTCCGATCTGCTCGAGCGGTGCATGCCGGCGGTGCGCCGCGCGATGGCGGACGCGAAGATCGCCGAGCCGGACATCGACGAGGTCATCCTGGTCGGCGGTGCCACCCGGATGCCCGCGGTGCAGGCCGCGGTGCGCCGGCTCACCGGCGGCCGGGACCCGAACATGACCGTCAACCCGGACGAGGTCGTCGCCGTCGGCGCCGCCATCCAGGCCGCGGTCCTCAAGGGCGAGGTCTCCGACGTGCTGCTGCTCGACGTCACCCCGCTCTCCCTCGGGGTGGAGACCCTCGGCGGCGTCAGCACGAAGGTGATCGAGCGCAACACGACGATCCCCGCCCGGCGCAGCGAGACGTTCTCCACCGCGGAGGACAACCAGTCCGCCGTGGACATCGTGGTCCTGCAGGGCGAGCGCGAGATGGCCGCGGACAACCGGACCCTCGGCCGGTTCCGGCTGGAGGGCATCCGGCCCGCGCCACGCGGCCAGGCCCAGGTGGACGTCACCTACGACATCGACGCCAACGGCATCCTGAACGTCACCGCGCGCGACACCGACACGGCCGCCGAGCAGCGCATCACCATCTCGGACAACACCAACCTTCCCGCGGACGAGATCGAGCGGATGGTGGCCGACGCCGAGCGCAACCGCGCGGAGGACACCCGGCTGCGGGAGAACGCCGACGCCCACAACCAGCTCGACACGATCGCCTACCAGGTCCAGCGCCGGCTGTCCGAGCTCGGCGACGACGTTCCGGCGCACGAGCGGGCCCGTGCCGAGCAGCTCGTCGCCCACGCCCGCCGGGCCCTGGCGGAGAACGCCGGCGCCGACCGGGTCCGCCCGATCGTCAACGATCTCCAGCAGGTGCTGTACGCGCTGCCCGCCCCGGGCACGCGTGAGTCGGCGGCCGCGCCGGGCGGCGGTGGAAGTGCCGCGGCGGCCGGGCCGGGCACCGGCGGTCCGGGTGACGCCGGCCCGGGAACCGGCGGGCACGGCGCCGGCGGGGACGATGTGATCGACGCCGAGTTCACCACCCGCGATGATGACTGACCACCCCACTGGCACGGACCTGGCGGCCGAGCTGGAGGAGTCGCAGGCCAGGCATCTGCGGACGCTGGCCGACTTCGACAACTACCGCCGCCGGGCCGGACGGGAGATCGGCGCCGCCACGGCGGCCGAGCGGGACCGCGTCATCCTCGCCTGGCTGCCGGTGCTCGACCACCTGGAGCTCGCCCTCGCCCACGCGGACGCCGACCCCGACTCCCTCGTCGACGGCGTGCGCGGGGTGCGCCAGCTGGCGCTCGACGCGTTGCGGGTCTCCGGCGTCACCCGGCTCGACGACGAGACCGGCCCCTTCGACCCGGCCCGGCACGAGGTCGGCGCCGTCGTCGACAGTGCCCTGACACCGCGGCCTCCCCCGGCGGGCACCGTCGTCGAGGTCCTGCGCCCCGGCTTCGAGGCCGGTGGACGGGTGCTGCGGCCCGCATCGGTCGCGGTGAGCGCAGGTCCGCGGTCGGCGTCATGAGCGCCGGGACCACGGGACGCGCGAGCCCGGACTTCTACGAGCTGCTCGGCGTGCCGCGCGACGCCGACGCCGACGCCATCCAGCGCGCCTACCGCAAGCTGGCCCGCCGATACCACCCGGACATCAACTCCGACCCGTCCGCCGAGGAGCGGTTCAAGGATCTCTCCGAGGCGTACGACGTGCTGTCCGACCCGGACACCCGCGCGCGCTACGACCGGTTCGGCCGGGATTTCCGCCGGGTGCCGGAGGGCGCCGAACGCTGGGCGGACGCCCCACCTGGCGGCTTCGGGGCGGCTCCCGGCACCGGGCCGGGCGCCGGCTCCGGGGCCGGCGGGCGCGGCGGGGGCTTCGGGTTCGAGGGGTTTCAGGGGTTTCAGGGCTTCGACTTCGAGGACCTGTTCGGCGGCGTACGCGGGTTCGCCCGCCGGCGCGGCCGGGCGGGCCCGGTGCCCGGCGCCGACCAGGAGGCGGAGATCGAGATCTCGCTCGCCGAGGCCTACCGCGGCGGGCGACGGCGGATCACGCTGCCCGGACCGCACGGCCCGCGGGAGGTCGAGGTGGCCGTCCCGGCCGGCATCCGCGACGGCCAGCGGCTGCGGCTGGCCGGCCAGGGCGGGCGGGGCCGGGACGGCGCGAGCCCCGGTGACCTCTACCTCATGGTGCGCCTGACTCCCGACCCGCGGTTCCGGGTCGAGGGCCGCGACGTCCACACCGATCTGCCGCTCGCCCCGTGGGAGGCCGTCCTGGGGACGGCGGCCGGGCTGGACACGCCGGCCGGTGAGCGGGTGACCGTCACCGTCCCGCCGGGCACCTCCAGCGGCCGCCGGCTCCGTCTGCGCGGCTGGGGCCTGCCGGCGCCGGGCCGGGACGCGGACCGGGCGGCCGAGGGTGCGGGTGACCTGTACGCGCACATGCGGATCATGGTGCCGCCCGACCCCACCGAACGGGAGAGCGAACTGTTCCGCGAGCTCGCCCGCGTCTCGTCCTTCAACCCCAGGTCCGGCAACCCCAGGGGGCGGTCATGACCAGGACGCTCGTCCGCATCCGCCCACGGGACCGTGAGCTGGACCTGGAGTCCTTCTGCGTCGCCGCCCAACTGCACCCCGACCTCGTCCGCAGGCTGGCGACCCTCGGCCTGCTCGACGTCGGGACCGGCCCCGGGGGTCGTCGCGTCCTCGCCGCGGGGGCGTTGGCCCGCGCCGGGCGCATCGAACGGCTGCGCCGCGACCTCGGGATCACCTACACCGCCACCGGGGTGGTGCTCGACCTGCTCGACCGGATCGACGAGCTCGAACGGCTGCTGCGGCAACCGCGGCGGGGACGGTGAACGCCTCGCGCGGGCGCGGGGTTCAGGGGCCGCGGGGTTCAGGGGCGGCGCGGTTCAGGGGCGCAGCGCGGCCATGACCAGACCCGCGTAGCGGCGCCACTCCTTCGGGTCCCGGATCCCGAGATCGGACAGGACGCGCGCGTAGCCGCCGACCAGGATGCGGACGTCCAGGGCGGTGACGTCGTCGCGCAGTGTGCCCTGCTCGCGGGCGGCGTCGACGATGCCGGCGAGCACCCTGCTGACCGGCGCCTCCGCCATCCGGGAATCCCTGGTGGGCAGGACCTCGGCCAGCAGCACCTGGTCGTGGGCCAGCCGTTCGGAGACGTCGTACAGGAAGCCGCACAGCGCCGCGTAGGGGTCGCTCTCCTCGGCGGCGGCCGCCAGCCGTGCCTCCACCCAGCGGACCTGGTGCTCGGCGACGGCCCGGACCAGGTCGGCCTTGGTGGGGTAGCTGCGGTAGACCGTTGCCTTGCCCACGCCCGCCCGGGCCGCGACCTCGGGCACGGTGGCGTTGAGGCCCTTCTCCGCGAACACCGCGATGGCCGCCGCGATGATCTGCTCGTGGTTGCGCCGCGCGTCCGCGCGGCGCTCGGACCAGTCGAGGCACCCGCGTTCCGCCGTCTCGTCGGGCGGGGAGGACATGGCCGTCAGTCTGCCTGATCGCCGGCGGTGCGGGTGGCCGCTGGCCCGGTGGCCGCAGTGCTGGTGGACGCTGGGCCGGCGGCCGGGGCCGTGGCCGGCACCGTCGCGGTGGCCGTCACCGTTGCCGCCGCCGCCGCGATCGCCGCCGTCGCCGGCGCCGGCGCGGCGGGGGCCGGCGGAGCGGTGGGGGCGCCGCCCCTGGGCCGCCGTGGGATGAACACCGCGGCCACCGCCGCGGCCATCGCCCCGCCGCCGCCCAGGAGGAAGGCCAGGGTGAAGGCCCCGTCGGTCGGCAGCGGGTGCGCCGTGGTGACGCTCGCGGCCAGCAGGGTCGCCGCGACCTGGGAGCCCACGGCGGAGCCCACGGAGCGCAGGAGCGTGTTGACCCCGGTCGCCTGCCCGGTCATCGCGGGCGGCACCGCGCGGACGATGATGTTCGGCACCGCCGCCATGATCATGCCGATGCCCCCGAAGAGGAGCACCGACAGCGCGATCACCACGCCCTCACCGCCGTGCTCGAAGGCGAGCGCGGTCAGGCCGGTGGCGGAGATCAGGAATCCGGCGATGAGCGAGTCCCGTGAGTCGACGCGGAGCGTCAGCCGCCCCGAGACACCGGCCGTGACCAGCATCGCCCCGCACGCCGGCAGCAGGAGCAGGCCGGCCCCGGTGGCGTCCAGCCCGAACCCGTAGCCCGAGGACTCCGGGGTCTGCGAGAGCCGTGGGATGAGCACGAACGCGCCGAACGTGCCGAAGCCGACGAGCGCCGTCGCGAAGTTCGTGGCCATGACCTCCGGGCGGCCGAGCAGCCGCATGTCCACCAGAGGCTCGGTGACCCTGCGCTCGTACCACCCGAAGAACACCAGGACGGCCAGCCCCGCCGCGATCATGCCCAGGGTGCGCGGGCTTCCCCACCCCCACGACGGCGTCCTGGTGATCGCGATGAGGGGGGCGGTGAGCCCGAGCGCGAGCAGGACCGCGCCGGGCAGGTCGATCCGCCCGGGGGTGCGCCCGGCGGAGTCCCGCAGCCGCAGCGCGCCGAGGGCCGCACCCCCGGACATGATCGCCCCGGCCCAGAAGACCCACTCCCACGAGGCGTGGTCGACCAGGAGACCCCCCATGATCAGGCCGCCGCCGGCGCCGATGCCCGAGATCGCCGAGACCAGCCCGAGCGCGCCGGGCCGACGCTCCGCGCTGAACGTGTCGTTGATGAGGCCGAAGCACAGGGGGAAGATGCCGCCGCCCGCCCCCTGCACCACCCGGGCCAGGATCAGCAGCCAGACGTTCGGTGCCAGCACCGCCAGCGCGTTGCCGACGGCGAAGGCCGCGAGGGCGACGACCAGCATCCGCCGCTTGCCGAACATGTCGCCGAGCCGGCCGACGATCGGCGTGAGGATCGCGGCCGAGACGAGGTAGGCGCTGAGGACCCACGAGATGTTCTCGGAGGTGGTGTGCAGTGCCTCGGCCAGGGCGCCGAGACCGGGCACGATGGCGGTCTGGGCCAGCGAGAACGCCGCCGACGCCAGTGCGAGGACGGCCAGCGCCCCGCCGCCGGTCCGAGTCTCCGGTCGCGCCTGACTGCTCCGCATCCAGTTCCCCGCTCCCCGCGCTTCCGGCATCGAAGTGGACTCTGGGGTCCGCTTGCTCGGGGGTATCGTAGATCCAGCGGACTTTCGGGTCCACTTACGACCCGTCGCGGGGAGACCCGTCGCGGGGAGTCGGCCGGCCGGTGTCGGCCGGCCGGTGTCGGCCGGCCGGTGTCAGCGGCGGCTGATGACCTGGGCCGAGGATCTGGCCGGGTGGTGGAGCTGGTCGTGGGTGCTGGCCCACGAGTAGGCCTCCGCGGCGACCTGGGTGAACGAGGCCGGTCCGAGACGGCATTCGGCGCAGGACACGCCGAACATCCGGCTCAGGGTCCGCGCGCTGCGGCTCGGGGCCGTCGGGGCCTTCCCCCGGCCGAGCTCCGCGACCGCGCGGCCGTGCTCGGCGGTGGGGCGGATGCGCTCGGCCGCGGAGCGGCCGTGTTCCGTGGCGGGGCGGCGACGGAAGAGCCCCATCAGTCGGTCCCCGGTGTCGGCAGCGCGGCGACCGCGGGTGGAAGGCCGTCGCCGTTCACCGCCCCTCCTCCGAAATGGGGATGGCCGGCGACGGGAGCCTTGTCACCGCTCGCGTTACCGGGAGCTGGCAGCGTGGTCGTGCACCGCGGGTTCACCAGCCGATGGTAGGACGCCGGCGTCCGAGACTCGACCAGAAGTCCTGTGCGGCATGTTGATGACAGGACGCTGTTGGGTGAAGGTCGACGCAGAGTCTCCATGGAGGTCGGATTCCCCGATCGAGTGAACCCTGGTTAGCCCGCTTCGGTGGCCTTCGGTCCGCTTCAGGCGTCTTGAGTGTGTTTAGGGACGCTTAAGGCGTGCTTCACCTCGTTTGGCCTCGGTCGGCCTGGGAGGCCTCGACCGGGACCGCCACTTAGGTCTAGCTTGTCCAAAATGAGAGGAAAGTCGGATCTTGCGGGCGGTGGTGTCCGGGCCTTCGCGGCCATGTGCGCGCGACACCGCTGGATCGTCGTCGCCCTGTGGGTGGCCGGCCTGGCGACACTTCTCGTCTTCGTGCGGGACTCGGGCGCGCGCTTCGACACCGACGTCGCCGTCCCCGGAACGGACTCCGCCCGGGCCATGGACCTCGTCGGTGAGGTCGTCCCCGGCGGTGGTCTCCCGGACACCGAGTCGATCGTGCTGCACGCCCGCCGCGGGACGGTCGACGACCCGGTGGTCCGCGAGCAGATCACCGCGATGGCGGCGGAGCTCGGCAAGCTGCCCAAGGTGGGCGGGGTCATCGACCCGTTCAACCCGGCCGGCGCGGTCGTCCTCGGCGTCGAGCCGGTCAGCGGGAACCGGCGCACCGCGGTCACATCCGTGATCATGAAAGGCTCGGCGCTGAATCCGGACCGGGCCGCCGCGCGGCGCCTCATCGACACCGCGCGGGCGTACGACGGCCCGGACCTCCAGGTCGAGGCCGCCGGCCCGGGCGCTACCGCGCTGAGCGCGACCACGGTCTCGCCGCGGCCGATCATCATCGCGCTGGTGGCCGCCCTGCTGCTGCTCGGGGTGACCCTGCGCTCCCGGGGCGCGGTCGCCGTCTGCGCGGCGACGTCCGCGGTGGCGACGGTGGCCGCCCTCGGCGCCATCGTGCTGCTCTCCCACGCCACCACGACCACCGCCTTCGCCCCGCTGCTCGCGGCCGTCGTCGCGGCCGGGACCAGCCTCGGCGGCGCCGTCGTCGTCGTGCACCGGGCCCAGTCCGCGCTGCGGGAAGGGGCGAGCCCGGCCGAGGCGGCGGCGCAGGCCACCGCCCGCGCCGGCTTCGCCGTCGCCTACGGAGGATTCTGCGTCACCCTCGCGATGGACGGCGTCGCGCTGCTCGGGCTCAGCTTCTTCGACGGCGTCGCACTCGGCACCGCCGCCGCCGGGGCGGCGACCGGCCTGGTCATCCTCACCCTGCTGCCCGCGCTGCTGGCGTTGAGCGGGCCGCGGCTGCTCGGCTGGGCCGAACGCCAGCACCTGACGGCCAGCGGCCGCGGCCTGGCGCACCGGCCGGGGCTGCGGGCCTGGTGGGCCCGGCAGGTGGACCGCCGGCCGGCCGCGATGGCGCTGGCCGCCGGCCTCGGGCTGGTCCTGCTCGCCGTCCCCGCCGTGACCCTCGACCTCGGTGGCGCCGACGACGGGGCCGAATCGACGTCGATGAGCACCCGGCGGGCCTACGACCTGCTCAGCGCCGACTTCTTCCCCGGGCTGAACGGCCCGATGCTCGTCGCGGTCGACCGGGGTGACGGGCCGTCCGCCGTGCCCGTGGCCGACGTGGTCAGCGCCATCGCGAAGACGCCCGGCGTCGTCAAGGCGGCACTCAACCTCGAGAAGGCCGACGCCGGGCTCGCGGTGATCCGGATCGCGCCGCGGGACGGCCCCCGCTCGCCGGCGGCCGTCGACCTGCTGCACCGGCTGCGCGACGACGTCGTCCCACGGGCCGTGGAAGGCACCGGCTCCCGGGTCTACATCGGCGGCTCCACGGCGCTGTTCGTGGACATGGCGGCGGACTTCCGTGGCGCGACGACGCTGTTCCTGCTGGTGATCCTGCTCGTGGTCGGGCTCCTCAGCCTGCTGATCCTGCGCTCGGTGGAGATCGCGGCCGCGCTGGCGGTGACCAGCGTGCTCGCCGTTCTCGCGGCGGCCGGCGTCCTCGCGATCCTGTTCCAGACCGACCTGCCCACCAGGGCGCTGGGGCTGGAGACCGGGCCCGTCGAGCCGTCCATGCTGGTGCTCGTGCTGGTCGCCGTGTTCGGCCTGTTACCCGGTCTGAACCTCAGCCTGCTCGTCCGGCTCCTGGAACCGGCCGACCACGCCGGGAGCGGACCGCCCGCCCGGAACGGGCGGTCCGCGGAGAATCCGCAGGGCACGCAGGGCACGCAGGGCACGCAGGACGCGCGGAGTACGCGGGACACCGGTGGGCCACGGCGCGCGGGGCGGCGCCACCGCACCGACACCGCCCCCATCCGGCGCGGCCACGCCGACGTCGGTCACGTGATGCTGACGATGAACCTCGTGATGCTGTTCCTCTTCATGGCGATCGCCGCGCAGCCCTCCCGCACCATGAAGGTCATCGGATGCGGCCTCGCCACGGGTATGGCCATCGACGCGTTCGTGCTGCGGGCGACGCTCCTGCCCGCGCTGCTCCACCTCCT harbors:
- a CDS encoding NAD(P)/FAD-dependent oxidoreductase, producing the protein MSQPAVHPDTAHADSTAHADSTVLAYFQRRAMPVGLEAGFRLIGSRFSPGSRRLREFACRNRLPHHFVDLEEDRDGERTLRAAGVPPGDIPLVIWFGGLVLRNPSNAELARALGLPAARPGAPIRDVLVVGGGPAGLAVAVHAAARGLTTTVLDAVGTGGQAGGASRVADHLGFPDGISGRELADRAAVQADRLGVEISVPATALALRPDGDLHVVRYDPGGLPREIVSRTVVAATGARYNRLDIAGIGVADIERFEGSGVHYAATLMEARLCGGRPVAVAGGGDPAGQAALLLADMATEVYLVLREEEPGERMSRYLVDRISRQPRIVVLAHTEVEALVGNGTLREVVVRENHSGARGTLPARELFVLAGARPNTGWLAGAVALDADGFVLTGHDAERATGHDAGHDTAEAAGRDRPPQVLETSRPGVFAVGDVRGGAVRRVAAAVTDGTAAVRLLDEHLARTGSPAS
- a CDS encoding Hsp20/alpha crystallin family protein; the encoded protein is MTNPVRAASGRQLPTIRWDPLREIEDAWTRMGSLLGDVTGGGERRPYGVLAGLAGLAPAVDVEETTDEFVVELELPGARAEDLSIDLRDSELFVTGEIRERERHGTLRRQTRRVGRFEHVILLPGEVDPDEVNASLDDGLLTVRLAKARRSQPRRIEISAPSAEPGRTIEGSSGDASQDATGRNDTGRGDTGRDDTGRTDSPRAGSTRSDSTRTGSARAGSSARGGRSGAGSKEAESKNAESKGAESRSAESKGGAGKARRAEDSGGGGLPDAPTPFGQSSFGAD
- the dnaK gene encoding molecular chaperone DnaK — its product is MGKAVGIDLGTTNSVIAVVEGGQPTVIPNAEGSRTTPSVVAFTEGGERLVGELARRQSILNPKGTITSVKRFVGRRYSEVASELRTVTFDLVPGQDDAVRITVRGRQYAPEEISAMVLRKLVDDAARFLGEKVTEAVITVPAYFNDAQRQATKDAGRIAGLEVLRIINEPTAAALAYGLDKRSHETVLVFDLGGGTFDVSVLDVGDGIVEVRATAGDTHLGGNDWDRRLVDFLADEFKHQNGIDLRDDPQALQRLFEAAEKAKIELSSVSQTQLNLPFITADSNGPKHLNTTLTRGQFEMNTSDLLERCMPAVRRAMADAKIAEPDIDEVILVGGATRMPAVQAAVRRLTGGRDPNMTVNPDEVVAVGAAIQAAVLKGEVSDVLLLDVTPLSLGVETLGGVSTKVIERNTTIPARRSETFSTAEDNQSAVDIVVLQGEREMAADNRTLGRFRLEGIRPAPRGQAQVDVTYDIDANGILNVTARDTDTAAEQRITISDNTNLPADEIERMVADAERNRAEDTRLRENADAHNQLDTIAYQVQRRLSELGDDVPAHERARAEQLVAHARRALAENAGADRVRPIVNDLQQVLYALPAPGTRESAAAPGGGGSAAAAGPGTGGPGDAGPGTGGHGAGGDDVIDAEFTTRDDD
- a CDS encoding nucleotide exchange factor GrpE, which translates into the protein MMTDHPTGTDLAAELEESQARHLRTLADFDNYRRRAGREIGAATAAERDRVILAWLPVLDHLELALAHADADPDSLVDGVRGVRQLALDALRVSGVTRLDDETGPFDPARHEVGAVVDSALTPRPPPAGTVVEVLRPGFEAGGRVLRPASVAVSAGPRSAS
- a CDS encoding DnaJ C-terminal domain-containing protein, which codes for MSAGTTGRASPDFYELLGVPRDADADAIQRAYRKLARRYHPDINSDPSAEERFKDLSEAYDVLSDPDTRARYDRFGRDFRRVPEGAERWADAPPGGFGAAPGTGPGAGSGAGGRGGGFGFEGFQGFQGFDFEDLFGGVRGFARRRGRAGPVPGADQEAEIEISLAEAYRGGRRRITLPGPHGPREVEVAVPAGIRDGQRLRLAGQGGRGRDGASPGDLYLMVRLTPDPRFRVEGRDVHTDLPLAPWEAVLGTAAGLDTPAGERVTVTVPPGTSSGRRLRLRGWGLPAPGRDADRAAEGAGDLYAHMRIMVPPDPTERESELFRELARVSSFNPRSGNPRGRS
- a CDS encoding chaperone modulator CbpM, whose translation is MTRTLVRIRPRDRELDLESFCVAAQLHPDLVRRLATLGLLDVGTGPGGRRVLAAGALARAGRIERLRRDLGITYTATGVVLDLLDRIDELERLLRQPRRGR
- a CDS encoding TetR/AcrR family transcriptional regulator; the protein is MSSPPDETAERGCLDWSERRADARRNHEQIIAAAIAVFAEKGLNATVPEVAARAGVGKATVYRSYPTKADLVRAVAEHQVRWVEARLAAAAEESDPYAALCGFLYDVSERLAHDQVLLAEVLPTRDSRMAEAPVSRVLAGIVDAAREQGTLRDDVTALDVRILVGGYARVLSDLGIRDPKEWRRYAGLVMAALRP
- a CDS encoding MFS transporter, encoding MRSSQARPETRTGGGALAVLALASAAFSLAQTAIVPGLGALAEALHTTSENISWVLSAYLVSAAILTPIVGRLGDMFGKRRMLVVALAAFAVGNALAVLAPNVWLLILARVVQGAGGGIFPLCFGLINDTFSAERRPGALGLVSAISGIGAGGGLIMGGLLVDHASWEWVFWAGAIMSGGAALGALRLRDSAGRTPGRIDLPGAVLLALGLTAPLIAITRTPSWGWGSPRTLGMIAAGLAVLVFFGWYERRVTEPLVDMRLLGRPEVMATNFATALVGFGTFGAFVLIPRLSQTPESSGYGFGLDATGAGLLLLPACGAMLVTAGVSGRLTLRVDSRDSLIAGFLISATGLTALAFEHGGEGVVIALSVLLFGGIGMIMAAVPNIIVRAVPPAMTGQATGVNTLLRSVGSAVGSQVAATLLAASVTTAHPLPTDGAFTLAFLLGGGGAMAAAVAAVFIPRRPRGGAPTAPPAPAAPAPATAAIAAAAATVTATATVPATAPAAGPASTSTAATGPAATRTAGDQAD
- a CDS encoding MMPL family transporter yields the protein MRGKSDLAGGGVRAFAAMCARHRWIVVALWVAGLATLLVFVRDSGARFDTDVAVPGTDSARAMDLVGEVVPGGGLPDTESIVLHARRGTVDDPVVREQITAMAAELGKLPKVGGVIDPFNPAGAVVLGVEPVSGNRRTAVTSVIMKGSALNPDRAAARRLIDTARAYDGPDLQVEAAGPGATALSATTVSPRPIIIALVAALLLLGVTLRSRGAVAVCAATSAVATVAALGAIVLLSHATTTTAFAPLLAAVVAAGTSLGGAVVVVHRAQSALREGASPAEAAAQATARAGFAVAYGGFCVTLAMDGVALLGLSFFDGVALGTAAAGAATGLVILTLLPALLALSGPRLLGWAERQHLTASGRGLAHRPGLRAWWARQVDRRPAAMALAAGLGLVLLAVPAVTLDLGGADDGAESTSMSTRRAYDLLSADFFPGLNGPMLVAVDRGDGPSAVPVADVVSAIAKTPGVVKAALNLEKADAGLAVIRIAPRDGPRSPAAVDLLHRLRDDVVPRAVEGTGSRVYIGGSTALFVDMAADFRGATTLFLLVILLVVGLLSLLILRSVEIAAALAVTSVLAVLAAAGVLAILFQTDLPTRALGLETGPVEPSMLVLVLVAVFGLLPGLNLSLLVRLLEPADHAGSGPPARNGRSAENPQGTQGTQGTQDARSTRDTGGPRRAGRRHRTDTAPIRRGHADVGHVMLTMNLVMLFLFMAIAAQPSRTMKVIGCGLATGMAIDAFVLRATLLPALLHLLRPTRAGSPARRAGSPARRAGSPARRAGSPARGTGSSARQAGVSARGTGAVIGTSDSARAAAVAGDGAPPVRVRRG